TCTTCCACTTCTGAAAATTGATATTCATCATGATGAACATGAGGAAGATGCCCGCTGCAGCGAAGACGAGCTGGCGTTTGGTAAAGTACAGCGAATCACCGAAATGGATCGCTGCCGTCGCAGAGCTCGAGCTGAAAACCATGACGATGCCGAAGCCCGTCAAGATCAGCGTCAGGAACATGAGCAGGAAATCCGGTGAACCCTTATGCAGAGGATTCATCATGGATCAACCTTAAGCGGTTTATTGCAGAACATTGGCAAGTTCCGTCAGTTTCGTCTCAGCTGACCGCAATACTTCCGCCGGGATCGGATCGGTATAGTTCAGTCCCTGCGGAAAGGTTGCACGACCGATGTAGGCTTCCTGGATGTTCAAGACAGCGTGAGGTTGTTCCAGTTTCCCCTCGATTGCCCGTGTGTCGATGCGCAGATAGTAATCGTTTCCATCATGTTTGATCTGGTAATCATAGGTGGCTCGGTTGTATTCCCATTGATTGCGCACGAAACCCAGGCGGGAGGATACTTTGTCCAGATGACTCAATTCACTCTTAATGCCCTTTAATGGATTGTTTTCGATGATCATGAACGATTCCTCCTACTGACCGTAAGTACTGCATTAGTGCGAGTTTCTTTCTACATGATAGTATGTTTATCCAGCTTGTGCAAGCATACGTGTGATAATATCACAATTGGCCTCCCGCCGGTTGGAGGACGACCGGCGCATGAAAATCTTGATCTTCGCGAAAACTATACACGGCAGACGCCATGATATTCCCAAAGGATATTCCTCACCAAAGTTCTCCTGATGGAAAGGTGGAAGATAGGCATGCCGAGAACAATCGGCGAGATCATGACCACAGAATGCGTAACGGTAACTCCGCTGGACAATATCTACGAGGCGGCATTGAAGATGAAGCAGCATGATATCGGCTTCCTTCCGATCGTGGAGGGCAAGAAACTGGTCGGTGTCTGTACGGACCGCGATCTCGTCATCAGGGGGTATGCGGACAAACATCCAGGTTCTTCTTCGATCACGGACGTGATGACGAAGGAATGCATCACTGTCACTCCGGACACCCCGGTGGAAGAAGCCGCCGAACTCATGGCGGAC
Above is a genomic segment from Insulibacter thermoxylanivorax containing:
- a CDS encoding CBS domain-containing protein, producing MPRTIGEIMTTECVTVTPLDNIYEAALKMKQHDIGFLPIVEGKKLVGVCTDRDLVIRGYADKHPGSSSITDVMTKECITVTPDTPVEEAAELMADKQIRRLCIVEQGELVGVCALGDLAVRSVYEQEAGRALTEISESDETQLPH
- a CDS encoding YugN family protein, with the translated sequence MIIENNPLKGIKSELSHLDKVSSRLGFVRNQWEYNRATYDYQIKHDGNDYYLRIDTRAIEGKLEQPHAVLNIQEAYIGRATFPQGLNYTDPIPAEVLRSAETKLTELANVLQ